One segment of Shewanella piezotolerans WP3 DNA contains the following:
- a CDS encoding SapC family protein, protein MEAAYVALNNKEHQNIRIKDMDNFEEFSNDHMAPLMVQEFIQASASFPIIFTKDPKSMQFKAVALFGLTPETNQFVVEGKWTARYLPMVLRGQPFIARENEQQSIMIGFNSNSKLVNTTEGHRLFDENSEQTDYLKQQVAFMGKIAEYHHITSLFIKHLTDNELLQQKVLTIKGSNGKDHNIQGIYTIDEERLKNLADDKLVMFAKQGLFGPIYAHLSSLGQVDLLIKS, encoded by the coding sequence ATGGAAGCAGCGTACGTAGCTTTAAATAACAAAGAGCATCAAAATATTCGCATAAAAGACATGGACAATTTTGAAGAGTTTAGCAATGATCATATGGCACCATTAATGGTGCAAGAGTTCATACAGGCTTCTGCATCTTTTCCCATCATCTTTACCAAAGATCCAAAATCAATGCAGTTTAAAGCAGTTGCTTTATTCGGACTCACCCCCGAGACCAATCAATTTGTTGTTGAAGGAAAATGGACTGCACGCTATCTACCAATGGTACTGCGAGGTCAGCCTTTTATTGCTAGAGAAAATGAACAGCAGAGCATCATGATAGGTTTTAACAGTAACTCAAAGCTTGTTAACACAACTGAAGGCCATCGCCTTTTCGATGAAAATAGTGAACAAACTGACTATCTAAAACAGCAGGTCGCCTTCATGGGCAAGATTGCCGAATACCACCATATAACATCTTTATTTATAAAGCATTTAACTGACAATGAGTTACTGCAGCAAAAAGTGCTAACCATTAAAGGGTCTAATGGTAAAGACCATAATATTCAAGGCATTTACACCATAGATGAAGAACGCCTTAAAAACCTAGCCGATGACAAGTTAGTCATGTTTGCCAAGCAAGGGTTATTTGGTCCTATCTACGCTCATTTATCCTCTTTAGGGCAAGTTGATTTATTAATAAAGTCATAG
- a CDS encoding sulfite exporter TauE/SafE family protein, giving the protein MQFLADFQPSRYRKMSFIILSTLLWLAWALSFDSSLEVTCNYFYFLFLGIIGAIFANTTGAGGGVIFIPIFNSLELSELQALSTSFAIQCFGMTAGTLTWWRYYKEKIKHGSQQISSEWSQYPIILKCCIPASIAGLWLCQLANLQPPQSMPFTFGVFSIVLGVILGLNSIYRNKYSGDQVLSKKGLYTIVLVSFLGGIITGWLSVGVGELIVIYLLLKRTAPIVAIAAGVTVSAATVWASAYIHFTPSAQTYFQIVLFAGPGAILGGLLARRIVTLLSIKNLKLVFSCWIISSGIFMLLL; this is encoded by the coding sequence GTGCAGTTTTTAGCTGATTTTCAGCCTAGTAGATATAGAAAAATGTCTTTCATTATATTATCAACATTGCTTTGGCTTGCTTGGGCTTTGTCATTTGACTCTAGCTTAGAAGTGACTTGTAATTATTTCTATTTTTTGTTTTTAGGCATTATCGGAGCCATATTTGCCAACACCACTGGAGCAGGTGGAGGTGTGATATTTATCCCTATTTTTAACTCACTAGAATTAAGTGAACTTCAAGCTCTCTCCACATCTTTCGCCATTCAATGTTTTGGTATGACAGCGGGAACATTGACCTGGTGGAGATATTATAAAGAAAAGATAAAACACGGTTCACAGCAAATCTCTTCTGAATGGTCACAGTATCCAATCATTTTAAAGTGTTGCATACCAGCGTCTATTGCAGGCCTATGGCTTTGTCAATTAGCCAACCTTCAGCCCCCACAATCGATGCCCTTTACATTTGGAGTCTTTTCCATTGTTCTCGGAGTTATATTGGGGCTCAACAGCATTTATCGAAATAAGTACTCAGGTGATCAGGTTTTATCAAAGAAGGGCCTATATACCATAGTACTTGTAAGCTTTTTAGGTGGGATCATAACTGGTTGGCTTTCTGTTGGTGTTGGTGAGCTGATAGTCATATATTTACTATTAAAAAGAACAGCACCAATAGTCGCTATAGCCGCAGGAGTAACCGTATCAGCAGCTACGGTTTGGGCCAGCGCATATATTCATTTTACTCCATCAGCTCAAACCTATTTTCAGATTGTTCTCTTTGCTGGGCCAGGAGCCATTCTTGGTGGATTATTAGCTCGAAGAATCGTAACGTTATTGTCTATTAAAAATCTGAAACTAGTTTTTTCTTGCTGGATTATCAGTAGTGGAATTTTTATGTTACTGCTATAA
- a CDS encoding tryptophan halogenase family protein translates to MKIKPKSIVIVGGGTAGWMAVNSLLSSWRDTVKITLVESKDIGIIGVGEGSTPYLKQYFSSLGIKESEWMPACDATYKAGISFPDWSTKAGYESYFHPFFSKLDLKPADLFFHNSGLRRRGVKVDALPNHYFVSSQLIELNKSPVPKIDLPFDVDYGYHFDSAKLGRFLKERALKLGLTHVIGNVASVETSVDGHITAVNVEAQQSLNADFFIDCSGFKGLLVNETLGLSFCSYKDSLFNDAAVAIPTNLASHTEVPAQTVSRALTNGWSWKIPLTSRWGNGYVFSSDFISPDSAETELRAHLGLLDADIEARHLKMRVGRLNQHWHKNCLAVGLSQGFIEPLEATALMLIQFTIERFISSFEDESKSDELTKADYNKDLNKTFDGVRDYIVAHYKLNSRNDSTYWQACREDARTPDSLANLITIWDNGGDFESALKQQQDSLIYLRPSWYCLFSGMGRFPSTSIEDTQSVPAYRAKEYCQKIAKKYFISHQTQLEKIYQN, encoded by the coding sequence ATGAAAATAAAACCAAAAAGCATCGTTATTGTTGGAGGCGGCACTGCTGGATGGATGGCAGTAAATAGCTTACTTTCTTCATGGAGAGATACAGTCAAAATCACTCTTGTTGAATCAAAAGATATCGGCATTATAGGGGTTGGAGAAGGCTCCACCCCTTATTTGAAACAATATTTTAGCAGTTTGGGGATTAAAGAGTCAGAATGGATGCCAGCGTGTGATGCTACTTACAAAGCGGGTATTAGCTTTCCTGATTGGTCTACAAAAGCTGGATATGAAAGCTACTTCCACCCTTTCTTTTCCAAACTGGATCTAAAGCCAGCAGATCTCTTTTTTCATAATAGCGGATTAAGAAGAAGAGGAGTAAAGGTTGACGCTCTACCTAACCATTACTTTGTATCTTCACAGCTCATAGAGTTAAACAAGTCACCAGTGCCTAAAATTGACCTTCCATTTGATGTTGATTACGGCTACCACTTTGACTCCGCCAAGCTAGGTAGGTTTTTAAAGGAGAGAGCATTAAAACTAGGGCTTACTCATGTCATTGGCAACGTTGCAAGTGTCGAGACCTCCGTTGACGGACATATAACAGCCGTCAATGTAGAAGCTCAGCAGTCACTTAACGCGGATTTTTTCATCGACTGTAGCGGATTTAAAGGTCTACTTGTTAATGAAACATTAGGCCTGTCATTTTGCAGCTATAAAGACTCCCTTTTTAATGATGCTGCAGTTGCTATACCTACCAATTTAGCGTCGCATACTGAGGTTCCTGCTCAAACAGTTTCTAGAGCATTAACCAACGGTTGGTCATGGAAAATTCCGTTAACCTCACGATGGGGCAATGGTTATGTGTTTAGTTCAGATTTTATTAGCCCTGATAGTGCAGAAACTGAATTACGAGCTCATCTTGGGTTATTAGATGCTGATATCGAAGCTAGACACTTAAAAATGCGTGTTGGACGCCTAAATCAACATTGGCATAAAAACTGCCTAGCTGTTGGGCTGTCACAAGGGTTTATTGAGCCACTAGAAGCGACTGCATTAATGCTGATACAATTTACAATCGAACGCTTTATTAGTAGTTTTGAAGACGAATCAAAGTCTGATGAATTGACTAAAGCTGACTACAATAAAGACTTAAACAAAACTTTTGATGGTGTCAGAGATTATATTGTTGCTCACTACAAGTTAAATAGTCGTAATGACAGCACTTATTGGCAAGCATGCAGAGAAGATGCACGAACACCAGATTCATTAGCTAATTTAATAACGATATGGGACAACGGTGGCGACTTTGAGAGTGCGCTTAAACAACAACAAGACTCATTGATATATTTACGCCCATCTTGGTATTGCCTTTTTTCAGGGATGGGACGCTTTCCATCTACTTCCATCGAAGACACTCAATCAGTCCCCGCATATAGAGCAAAGGAATATTGCCAAAAAATAGCAAAAAAATATTTTATCAGCCATCAAACCCAACTAGAAAAAATTTATCAAAACTGA
- a CDS encoding pilus assembly protein PilM → MASHAFAKDVVTTIPQSWQLTLMETALERVNSQYQSKIITTEMNQKRKVEESLAGNVDVFWSMTSAELESQVLPIRIPIFKGLLGNRLLIIRKQSQADFNRVRNQADFEQFTAGQNHYWPDAGIIQAAGLPIITTYKYKNLYPMLEGERFDYLALGAQEIWGELDKHPDPRLKVDDRVLLQYRSPAYFFVSPQQPQLARDLLQGLELMVSDGSFDKLFNQHLKIDELYAKANFEQRAIIRLKTPGLSPLTPISRSELWLDLFSIEGAMQ, encoded by the coding sequence ATGGCAAGTCATGCGTTTGCAAAAGACGTGGTGACTACGATTCCTCAGAGTTGGCAATTAACATTAATGGAAACGGCTCTTGAGCGAGTCAATAGTCAGTACCAGTCTAAAATAATCACCACTGAGATGAACCAAAAGCGTAAAGTTGAAGAGTCGCTAGCGGGGAATGTTGATGTGTTTTGGAGTATGACTTCAGCTGAGCTTGAGTCGCAAGTTTTGCCTATTAGGATCCCCATATTTAAAGGTTTGCTTGGTAATCGATTGCTTATTATTCGCAAGCAGTCCCAAGCGGATTTTAATCGTGTTCGAAATCAAGCAGACTTTGAGCAATTTACAGCAGGGCAAAATCACTATTGGCCCGATGCCGGCATTATTCAGGCAGCAGGCCTTCCCATTATTACCACCTATAAATACAAAAATCTGTACCCGATGCTTGAAGGTGAGCGCTTTGACTATTTAGCCCTTGGTGCACAGGAGATTTGGGGCGAACTCGATAAACACCCTGATCCTCGTTTAAAGGTTGATGATAGAGTGTTGCTGCAGTACCGCTCGCCAGCTTATTTCTTCGTTTCTCCACAGCAACCTCAGCTAGCTAGAGATCTATTACAGGGATTGGAGCTGATGGTTAGTGATGGCAGTTTTGATAAGTTGTTTAATCAGCATCTGAAAATTGATGAACTCTACGCTAAAGCAAACTTTGAACAAAGAGCGATTATCCGTTTAAAAACCCCAGGGTTAAGCCCGCTCACGCCGATATCGAGATCAGAGCTATGGTTGGACCTATTTAGTATTGAAGGAGCCATGCAATGA
- a CDS encoding methyl-accepting chemotaxis protein has product MNSLSTRVLIGLASALFIVVTILFSSAYLLEKSKLEQQFEGYQLNTLANLEVTLAQPIFNYDFEQISAALSTSLKSNKIYSISVLDHRGKTMAEISQPYTVDASELLAHSIKFTDNGKATGQLSIEFSAAPIHSAMNELMTTYIVMALLILVFSVVAIFFILRVLVIAPLAHVVEAMNEIAIGDGDLSRKLPVESQDEIGRLGLAFNQFIAQIHGTITKVSETSEQILADATALDALSNTNNQRVQSQLLDAEAAVTAITQLSGSAFEVANSAKSTADEASRADQEVEHSQSQFDAGLALTDRLANELTISASSVEQLQQETQKIDEVVVVINAIAEQTNLLALNAAIEAARAGEQGRGFAVVADEVRTLASRTQQATGEIQKMIQLVQHRVTETVIVMQSSQLLSSEALSHSKEIKILLGNVTEIVSNISNMNLDVACSAKEQTEVTAGISKSLNDLVAVSGSASIDSEKLAKSSDRLFHPGGEITRLG; this is encoded by the coding sequence ATGAATTCCTTATCTACAAGAGTGTTAATCGGTCTAGCCTCGGCGCTGTTTATTGTCGTAACTATTCTTTTTAGCTCTGCATACCTACTTGAAAAATCTAAGCTAGAGCAGCAGTTTGAAGGCTACCAGCTAAATACCTTAGCTAATCTTGAAGTTACCTTAGCCCAACCGATATTTAACTATGATTTTGAGCAGATTAGTGCAGCACTATCGACATCATTAAAATCCAATAAAATCTACTCAATCTCAGTCCTAGACCATCGTGGTAAAACGATGGCCGAGATCAGTCAACCCTATACAGTTGATGCAAGTGAGCTATTAGCTCACAGCATTAAGTTTACCGACAATGGCAAAGCGACAGGGCAATTATCAATTGAGTTTTCTGCTGCACCTATTCATAGCGCAATGAATGAACTCATGACGACTTACATTGTTATGGCGCTGCTTATTCTTGTGTTCAGTGTTGTCGCTATATTCTTTATTTTACGTGTATTAGTGATTGCCCCTCTAGCCCATGTTGTCGAGGCGATGAATGAGATTGCAATTGGTGATGGTGACTTAAGCCGAAAGTTGCCGGTAGAGAGTCAAGATGAAATTGGTCGATTAGGCTTAGCCTTTAATCAGTTTATTGCACAGATCCATGGCACTATCACTAAAGTCAGTGAAACGTCGGAGCAGATATTGGCCGACGCCACGGCACTCGATGCACTTTCTAATACCAATAATCAGCGAGTACAGTCACAACTGCTAGATGCAGAAGCCGCTGTAACCGCTATTACTCAGTTAAGTGGTAGTGCTTTTGAGGTGGCAAATAGCGCCAAGTCAACGGCTGATGAAGCTTCTAGAGCTGACCAAGAGGTCGAGCATAGCCAGTCACAGTTTGATGCGGGGTTAGCACTTACTGACCGTCTAGCCAATGAGTTAACGATATCTGCATCATCGGTTGAACAGTTACAGCAAGAGACTCAGAAAATTGATGAAGTTGTGGTGGTGATTAATGCCATTGCGGAGCAGACCAACCTACTGGCACTTAATGCCGCGATTGAAGCTGCTAGAGCAGGAGAGCAGGGTAGAGGTTTTGCGGTAGTTGCTGATGAAGTGAGAACTCTAGCGAGCAGAACACAACAGGCCACAGGCGAAATACAAAAGATGATCCAGCTGGTACAGCATCGAGTAACAGAGACTGTAATAGTAATGCAGTCAAGCCAACTTTTATCTAGTGAGGCGTTATCTCACTCTAAAGAGATTAAAATATTGCTAGGTAACGTAACCGAAATTGTATCTAATATCAGCAATATGAATTTAGATGTTGCCTGTTCAGCAAAAGAGCAAACCGAAGTCACTGCAGGGATCTCAAAGAGCTTAAATGATCTTGTGGCTGTGTCGGGTTCAGCTTCAATAGACAGTGAAAAACTTGCAAAATCAAGTGATCGTTTATTTCACCCAGGGGGAGAAATTACGAGGCTTGGTTAA